The Orcinus orca chromosome 1, mOrcOrc1.1, whole genome shotgun sequence DNA window ttaagaattaGTTATGACTCACTACCCACCTATGTTCAAAATCTCTAatgattaaaatttgtttcttacctcttttgttactcttttttttttagataattgGTGGTGAAATGTATCCTCCCACAGTCAAAGATACTCAGGTCGAGATGATCTACCCCCCTCATGTTCCTGAACACCTGCGGTTTGCTGTGGGGCAGGAAGTCTTCGGTCTGGTGCCTGGTCTGATGATGTATGCCACAATCTGGCTGCGGGAACACAACAGAGTGTGTGATGTTCTTAAACATGAGCATCCAGAATGGGACGATGAGCAGCTGTTCCAGACGAGTAGGCTAATACTGATAGGTAAGCAAGAAGGgcaaatcatttaaataaaaccCTCTTCCCCAGAGAAAACTAACTTGGCTAGGTTTTCAGTAATTCTGGGGGAATGTAGTACGTGTAACATCACCTGCTCCATATTCATTCAATTCCTGAGCTTTTgatggtaaaaaagaaaatataaaagtgaaGGAATGGCAAATTAACAATTGCATTTTGGTTTCTTGAACATTTGTGAGAAGAAATTCATgttctaaatttttcttttgtgccAATAGGAGAAACTATTAAGATTGTGATTGAAGACTATGTACAGCACCTGAGTGGCTATCACTTCAAACTGAAGTTTGACCCAGAGCTGCTTTTTAACCAACAATTCCAGTACCAAAACCGTATTGCTGCTGAGTTTAACACACTCTACCACTGGCATCCCCTTCTGCCTGACACCTTTCAGATCGATGGCCAGGACTACAAGTATCAGCAATTTGTCTATAACAACTCCCTCTTACTGGAACACGGCCTCACTCAGTTTGTTGAATCATTCACCAGGCAAATTGCTGGCAGGGTAAGCATtattattgaaaaacaaaacaaaacaaaggacttGTCAGTAACTAGAATTTCTGCTGCAGAAATgatttttcttaaacttactaaAAGAGTAATTATTTGCTAGTAATATTCTTTCCTTGAAATAAGAAGCCTAACATATAATCTCGATTATAATATAATGTTACCATTATCATCTAGATcatagaaatgttctataaatattccAAACTTACAGTTTAGGTCTCAGATGGGAGCTGGGGCATCAGTCTTATGTACTTGGTACCCAAGGGatgcttttaaaatagaaatctgggaattccttggtggtccagtggttaggacttcgcactctcactgccgagggcccaggttcaatctctggtcagggaactaaaatcctacaagctgtgcagcacggccaaaaaaagaaaaaaaaaaatcttaaatatgcCTAAAACTCAATTGTGTTCTACAATGTAATTCATTTTCAACAGGTTGCTGGTGGTAGGAATCTTCCAGTTGCAGTAGAGAAAGTATCAAAGGCTTCAATTGACCACAGCAGAGAGATGAAATACCAGTCTTTTAATGAGTACCGCAAACGCTTTCTGCTGAAGCCTTATAAATCATTTGAAGAACTTACAGGTGAGAAACAGTTTCTAAACTTCTTCAAAGAGTCAAGGGGCAAATGAAAACAGCAGAAGTTAAAAGGAAATTGAGCAAAGGGTAagactttttttattttgtagaagTTTTACATTGGTTGTATCTCTGTCCTTGTCACCTTCACAGGAGAGAAGGAAATGGCTGCGGAGTTAGAAGCGCTCTATGGTGACATTGACGCCATAGAGCTGTATCCTGCTCTGCTGGTAGAAAAGCCTCGACCAGACGCCATCTTTGGGGAGACCATGGTAGAAGTTGGAGCACCATTCTCCTTGAAAGGACTTATGGGTAATCCTATATGTTCTCCTGAGTACTGGAAGCCTAGCACTTTTGGTGGAGAAGTAGGTTTTAAAATCATCAAGACTGCCTCAATTCAGTCTCTCATCTGCAATAACGTGAAAGGCTGTCCTTTTACCTCATTCAGTGTTCAAGACCCACAGCTCACCAAAACAGTCACCATTAATGCAAGCTCTTCCCACTCTGGACTAGATGATATCAACCCCACAGTACTACTAAAAGAACGTTCAACTGAACTGTAGAAGCTGATtgatcatatttatttatttatatgaactatttcttttaacttaattatttaatatttatgttaaaCTCCTTgtgttacttaacatctctgttaAGGAGAAAGGGGTCATACCTGTGAAGATTTTCATGTTGATTTTAAAGATGTCTTCAAGTTAAAGGGGGAAAACAGTTTTCATCCTTTTGTACAATCCAATGAGAAATGAGTGTGACATCTTTTTACTTGAATTTCAACTTATAATAAGAACAAAAGCTAAGATGTTTGAACATTTAAATGCTGTTACAAGATGACAAAATGCTGCACATTTCTTTCTACACTATCGATATTTCCAAGGTGTCTTCCATGATGTGTGAGAAGCAGCTACCTACTCAATGATCATTTTATGATCTTTTAGCCATTTTCTGATCAGTttacttctattttgttttcctggTTTTAAGGTCTGAGTTTGTCTTTCTTTGGACTCTATACTTTCTTACCTGAACTTATGCAGGTTTTCAGGAAAAGCTCAGCTCAGGACTACTACAGAAGGCCTTTACAAGAAGGTATACACTCATTTTAAGTGAAAGGCAGAGAACTTCGCGAATAATTTAAAACCAAAGTAGCCTTATAGAGGCTAATAGCTTAGAACTGTAGGGGGTtctcacttaaaaacaaaacttaattgCTGAATAGTTCCCAGGAAGACAATGCTTCTTTTCCACATCTCATTGTCAGCTGACATTTTCTGGTACtgtatattaatttaatttattgaagactattatttatgtcttcttagGACGGTTATTATAAACTGGGTTTAAGgctgcattgattttttttttctgcattataTCAGAATCAATGTATCTTTTGGGATTACCTCTGAATTATTAATACAAGATAAATAATTGGCTTAAGATTTGTGAATACATTTATTTAGGAATCCAACTTTGGTATACTGAGATGTAAAGTTGGAATTTGTCTTTAAGGTTTACCTATACAGCAGCCCACAGAGAATGTTGTGTCTCATTAGCCTGGATGTGCTATAAGACtgatattttgtacatttttgagGGACCTGTGGACGTTTCATTAATTCATTGACCCATAACTTTCTGGGGGGACATTCCGTGCAAAGAACTGtgggttttaatatttttaaatcaagcaCTGACTACAGACAACATCAGTATTTATGTAAATAATTGAAAAAGTATGCCTCAGgcagagggagaaaataaaatttcattaaagaGAAATAACTCAGGGGAACTTTTAAGGTTTTATGTTATTGTTAAGAAAGAGTCAATAGTAGAAGGGCTTGTATAAAAAACTgttaacttgatttaaaaaaactgatttgTTAATATCTGAATGACTGAATCTGGGAATTTGGAATATGTGTTGAATGTTTTGGTGCCTCAGACAAATGTATgattaaattaatttatgtaaACTGTAAGTGTTGAAACAaatgtctgtttatttttgtacTATTTAAGAACTGAACTGAAAAtctcttctaaaataaattttgactGTTGCTGTATATCTTTGTCATGAGATGATTTCTGTAAGGCATTATTACTCTCCTATCTCTTCCAAACTGGACTGGCCCTTAATGAAATGGTTCTGCCCTCAGTCATACAGAGGCTTCTTCAGGTCACTATAATCTCTCATTCACGGCAACACTGTATTAGAAAATGTGTGCTCTGTGCTATAGGGGATAGCCACAGATTTGTTTTCATTGCCCAGtcttagaagaggaaaaaaaaaaaaaaaaaacaagtatacAAAGGCAAAGAATAAGAGAAAGTTACTAAGGaggtacaaaatttttttttttttgcggtatgcgggcctcttactgttgtggcctctcccgttgcggagcacaggctccggacgcgcaggctcagcggccatggctcacgggcccagccgctccgcggcatgtgggatcttcccgcaccagggcacgaacctgtgactCCTGTgactcctgcatcagcaggcggactctcaaccactgcgccaccagggaagcccaggaggtaCAAAATTTAACAGGAAGTTCAAAGAGGGAAAGATTATGTTCAGTTGGGTAAATAATTGAAACCTGGCTCATTGGCTTCTGTCATTCCCTACTCTTGACATCTTGGTAATTTCAATATCCACATGGACTGCATACTTAACATCCTGCTTGGGCTCTCTTGTCCTCAACTCCAGTGTTGCCTTCTTCCATAGTTCCTATGGTCATACAGACCTTGATCTCATCATTAATTACTGCACCATTtccaaaattttcatttcaatcaTCTTCCTTTATTCCCAAcacttccagctcacttattttaGTACTTACACTCTAACATCTAACTTCAGTTTCACTCAGCCTATTGATTCACCAAACCTCATCACTATCTTTCACCTCTTATctcctcatttccttccttttgcatcTGACTCAGATTCCATTGCCCATGTTTGGACTCCCTCATTTCTTGGTCTACTCTCCACTGTACTTACCTGGCACAACTTAACTTCATCCATAAACAGAATATTTGACTTCTCAGTAGCATTCAACACAAATGTCTAGCTTCTttactgaaagattttttttcttggcttcatGGTTTCATACTCTcatctttcttccctttcacaGAGTGTTACTATTCAgagggttgtttggtttttttttaataaatttatttatttatttttgggtgctttgggtcttcgttgctgcaggctttctctagttgcagccagcgggggctactctttgttgtggtgcgcgggcttctcattgcggtggcttctcttgttgtggagcacgggctttaggcgcgcgggctcagtagttgtggctcacaggctctagagcgcaggctcagtagttgtggcccacgggcttagttggtccgcggcatgtgggatccttgtggaccagggctcaagcccgtgtcccctgcattggcaggcagattcttaaccactgcgccaccagggaagtccctatgtaaCATTTTCGAACTAACAAAAGTATAGGGATGGAGAATTGATTAGTGGTTACCACATTAGGGATGGTGGGATGGGTAGCTATAGCTATAAAGGGGTAGCATGAGGAAGGCTTGTTCTGGGATAAATGAAACTCTCATAAATTACTAATGGGAGTATAAAAGtatatagccactttggaaaccaATCTGGCAGTTTTATATAACGTTAAACATAAACATACCCTATGATCCATCCATGGCTGATTTATTCATAATAaactgaaattcattttaaaaatgcaaacaactCAAATTCCGTCAATAAGAGCATGGATAAATAAATGGGTGTacctccatacaatggaatacttctcaacAATATAAAGTAATGAACTACTGATAAATTCAACAACGTGGGTGAATCTCAATtacataaggagaaaaaaaagtcacaaaagagtacatactgtgcGATTCCAGTAATATAAAATTCTCAAGAAAGATAAAACTAATCTATAAGGAAAGTAATCAAGAATCaaggctgggggaagagggagtgGCAAGGATTACCTGGAAAAGTACATAAATAAGCCAGCTCTCTGCAGCAGTGGAATCATTTTATATCTTGATAATGGTATAAGTGACATGGACatattctactttaaaaatttattataattgtACACATAACTGTgtacattttactgtatgtaaattataccccaataaaaagtgaaaacataaaaatacactGGGACTAAATGATAGATCCCACCAATGCTTTCTTGTTCTACATTTATTTTCCACTCATATTTGCTATCTATTATAGTaatcatttttctgtaaattgtatttaatttagtTTGTATCATAGTCCTatggagaaaatataattattttattaatatggaaactgaggcttagaacttttatttatttattttttcaccacACCTagtggcatgcagaacttccccaaccagggatccagcccacgccccctgcactggaagcttagagtcttaaccactgggccaccaggaagtCCTGAGGCTTAGAACTATTGAGTTACTTACCCAAGGACCAAATCTGTCTAACTCCAAAGCTCTTTCAATCACAATGTTGCAGAATGAACAAAACCAATCCTTTATGAATATTTTGAGGGTTTCACAAATATTTCCCCGGCTGAAAAACATCAAATTTTTATCTTGCATTTTTAACTTCTTGAGGGGTATTACAATATATAACCTTATTACTTTACTAAAGGTAACCAAATAAAACAATTACATCCTTTAGTCACTGGATACATCACTTTAAAACTTTGTCTAACAAGAGACTTGCCAGTGCTCAAACCACTtccttttattttgcctttagaGATATGAATAAATAGCTAACAAGGAATGCTAATGAAATGCAAATCTCATATATTTGAATGCAGTTACTATCACatctttcagttttcttcttatcAGGAGAATACTgatatctttctctctcttttttttttattagacgttgggggtaggagtttatttatttttgctgtgttgggtcttcgtttctgtgcgagggctttctctagttgtggcaagcgggggctactattcATTGTGATGCACGgacttcttgttgcagtggcttctctagttgcggagcacgggctctaggctcgcgggcttcagtagttgcagcatgtgagctcagtagttgttgctcacgggctctagagcgcaggctcagtagttgtggtgcacgggtttagttgctccgcatgtgggatctttctggagcagggcttgaacccgtgtcccctgcattggcaggtggcttcttaaccactcagccaccagggaagtccctcatgtggATTAATCTTCATGTTCTTGGATGTACAGCACACTGTGATTGTGTGATTGTGATTGGATTTGTTGATTTCCAGCTTATGGAGACTATTTTTCTATGTGAAAGAGAACTCTGTTTGGATAGAGAGTTTACCACGTTAGAGCTGAAGTAAAGCTTAGGAATGCGCCATCTTATTCCTCATAAATGGCAATGTTCCTGGCATATCATAACTAATTACTgtatatacatttaaatacatATCACTATGtgaaaataacttatttaataaTCACAGTGatgaagaataatgaaaaatcaaagcaaatcagtgcaaaatgaaaataattgttaTAAAGTTCATGTGCTAAAGCTAATGTACTTTATTTACTAGAAAGCATCTCAGGACCTCAATGaaaggcaattttttaaaaacttttttttaacttttttttttggcttcaccacacatcttgtgggattttagttcaccaaccaggaatcgaacccaggccctcagcagtgagtgcaggagtcctaaccactggacctccagggaattcccaaaaggcaatttatttttaattagggtACTTGCTGATAGCCTCGTAAttagaaagatagagaaaatagaaaagtaaataaatacacatcCCCAAATTAAAATCTAAGTGATATGTGGCAATTACATATTTCACATTTTTGAATGATCACTTTAGTAATCAAGAAACTGCTACTTATCATTTTCAAACTGGATCCCCTGATGTTTCCTAACTTTCCTTCATCCcatagatacagatacagatagcTTTGGCACATGTTGtaacttatttaataattatattttaacaacTTAATATCACAGACTTAGGAAATTCAGTGCTGCTTTTTTTCCAaagttgatatttaaaaaaaaatttaaaaatcacaattatcCCCCAACTTGACCTCCGATTCCAATGTATTATTAAGGACTCAAGCTTTTGCAGAGCTTAGCCACAGTCTGGGTTTGAAGTAGAAGGAAGTAGTTTAAGATGAATAGTAAACAGTTTGGAaaattattctgttttttaaaccaGACAAAAGGCATTACTTCCAAGGACCCTCACTAAATGCAATCGGCATTCAAAAGTGATCAGATAACAGTACTCTCActataataattaatttaaatgcctTAAATTAAGTAGAATGTATTTCAGCATTCTATGTAAAGTTGCTCAGAAAAATAAACAGCCAAATTACCTGTGAGATGAACCCATGAAAGAACTTCAGAAAATAgattatttgataaaataaagaacacaggAAGTTATCTTCAGTTTACTTCCCAAACAATTTCCTTCCTAAATGACTCATCATTGAAACCAAATGGAAGAAGCTTGAGATTTGGGTGGgtcttctgtgtcttcattcaAGTGGACTCTGTCCAGATAGCATCCACTTGCCCTTTCATGTTCCTGATTGTTCCTAATAGGTGATGTGGAAACATCACGGTGTGACTTTCCCTGGCTATTATTCAATATCTGTTCAAGACGGCAACATTCACAAAACACAGGGTGGAGTATATTTTACATGCTCTTGAAGGAATGGAAAACATGTACATCGTAATCTGAAAGAAGCAATGAAGAATGGCCAATGGGTAAAAAATCTTATCCTCAAACAAAAAATAGTTGGAAATGATGCAAAGGAAAAGAATGTTCCTTTCACCCATGCCCTGAAATctactatttaaaatatatgttttctatAACGTTAtcatagtatattttatttagacTTGACATTGCTGttgagaaatgttttaaatattgagtTATCTGAAATGCTGTTTCAGTTGGAGGATGCCACcttcaaagagagagagagagaatgaaagccTTTGAATGTTAGAAACAATATAATTGTATTAAAGCTCCAACTTTGGAGAGTTTAACACCAAATAGATTGCTGCAGCTCTCCCTTTTCTCATATTAattctctttattcatttaaaagatgacatatattataaatattcttaataaaGTGAATTCACATAAATAGGCTCATTTAGAGTATGACTTCTACTTTACAGCATTACTTGAAATGATGTTATGTCCTTAGAACATAACATCATTTAGAAATCTACAGCATCACTTGAAATGATGTTATGTCCTTGGGAATTATAAAACAattgtgaatttctttttttttaatatttatttatttggctgtgttgggttttagttgcggcacacaggatcttcattgaggtatgtgggatctttagttgtggcatgtgaacttcttagttgcagcatgtgggatctagttccctgaccagggatctagagtgcaggccccctgcattgggagtgtggagtcttagccactggacccccagggaagtcccaactgtgAATTTCTAAGCTAAATTTCTTAATTTAGATCCTACAAGTCAAGAACAGGACTTTTCACATTCCTGATGATAGTTGCCTGGTAGTGGACTGGCTAGATGCTTGCAGCCatggcatgggctttggagttggGCAAATCTGGCTTCTGCGCCTTCTAGCAATGTGTTTAATAAGAGCCCCATATGCCTCATCTTTCAAAggtaaaatgggaacagtaatGACTACTATATTCCTAGCTCAGGATTGACGTACAATTTAAgaaagcaatttttctttttttttttggctgtgctgggcgacttgcaggatcttaattccctgaccagggattgaacctcgcccttggcagtgaaagtgcagagtcctaaccactggatggccagggaattcccaacaatttttatttttctatttcaaactATAACTCAAGGCAAATGACTTTTCAAGTTTTTCATTTCTCCAATCATATAATAAATGTGTTGATCATAATATTGCATtgagaaaataaatcagagaCGGTGGAGGTAACTAGATGTTCTAACATTGGTTTTCTGTGACATCAAGAACTAGGAATCTCTCTGAGTTTCatttgattcagttatactataAGAAgttttagagggcttccctggtggtgcagtggttgagagtccgcctgccgacgcaggggacacgggttcgtgccccggtccgggaagatcccacatgccgcagagcggctgggcccgtgagccatggccgctgagcctgcgcgtccagagcctgtgctccgcaacgggagaggccacaacagtgagaggtccgcgtaccgcaaaaaaaataaaaaaaaaaaagaagttttagaGAGGGCTACATAATTCCTCTTCTCATATATGACTACTGAATTAACTTAATATTAACGCATCCTGTGGTAACTTAATATAGTTCTTTGTTTCTCAGTTGGTTTAACGGGTATAAGAGACAGAGGATAAGAAACTTTACAGCTCAGGAAAGGTCTACCTGTCATGCTGTGACACAAAACATTaattagggctttttttttttttaacttcctagCTGTATTAGACAGAATCATGTCCTCCTACCCAAAGTTGTCCAGGTCCTAATCCCCGGCATTTgtcatatattatataacaaaGTAGAATAAAGGTTGCAGAGGGAATTAAGATTGCTAATCATCTGACCTTTAAATAAAGAGTTTATCCTGGATTACCCAATGTAATCATGAGTTCTTAAATGTGAAAGAGGATGGCAGAAGGGTCAGTGTCAGAGTGATGCAATGTGAGAAAGACCAGACCAGCTATTAGTAGCTTTGGAGATGGAAGTGGCCAGGCATgcaggaatgtgggcagcctctaagaGGTGGAAAAGGCCAGAAAACTTGCTCTCCCCTAGAGTTTCCAGAAAGAATGCACACCTCCATTTTAGCCCAACGTGGCCCACTTAGGACTTGTGAACTACAGagctataagataataaatttgtattgctaAAACCACTAAGTTTAggtaatctgttacagcagcagtaggagaCAAATATAGTAGCTAACGTGAATAAAAGAAGAATAGATTGGGAGTGATGGGACCCACCTCCTGCAATGGGAAGTATACGTAAATCACTCAACATAGATAAATACAACAAACCGTATAGTGCATTTTGAGCTCTCTTTCTACTGCATGT harbors:
- the PTGS2 gene encoding prostaglandin G/H synthase 2, producing MLARALLLCAALALCGAANPCCSSPCQNRGVCMSVGFDQYKCDCTRTGFYGENCTTPEFLTRIKLFLKPTPNTVHYILTHFKGVWNIVNNIPFLQNMIMRYVLISRSHLIDSPPTYNVHYGYKSWEAFSNLSYYTRVLPPVPDDCPTPMGVKGRKELPDSKEVVEKVLLRRKFIPDPQGTNMMFAFFAQHFTHQFFKTDHKRGPAFTTGQSHGVDLNHVYGESLERQHKLRLFKDGKMKYQIIGGEMYPPTVKDTQVEMIYPPHVPEHLRFAVGQEVFGLVPGLMMYATIWLREHNRVCDVLKHEHPEWDDEQLFQTSRLILIGETIKIVIEDYVQHLSGYHFKLKFDPELLFNQQFQYQNRIAAEFNTLYHWHPLLPDTFQIDGQDYKYQQFVYNNSLLLEHGLTQFVESFTRQIAGRVAGGRNLPVAVEKVSKASIDHSREMKYQSFNEYRKRFLLKPYKSFEELTGEKEMAAELEALYGDIDAIELYPALLVEKPRPDAIFGETMVEVGAPFSLKGLMGNPICSPEYWKPSTFGGEVGFKIIKTASIQSLICNNVKGCPFTSFSVQDPQLTKTVTINASSSHSGLDDINPTVLLKERSTEL